In Methylotenera versatilis 79, the DNA window ATAGAGCCTGATTTAGACAATACTTGACCACGTTCGATATCTTCACGTTTTGTACCACGTAGCAATACACCAACGTTGTCGCCCGCTTGACCTTGGTCTAGTAATTTACGGAACATTTCAACACCAGTACAAGTGGTTTTTACAGTTGGTTTGATACCAACGATTTCGATCTCGTCACCGACTTTTACAATACCACGCTCAATACGGCCTGTTACTACTGTACCGCGACCTGAGATTGAGAATACGTCTTCTACTGGCATTAAGAACGTGCCGTCGATTGCGCGTTCTGGCATTGGGATGTAGCTGTCTAAGGCTTCTGCTAATTTGAAGATTGCTGGTTCGCCGATTGGTGATTGGTCACCTTCTAAAGCGAGTTTAGCTGAACCGTGAATAATTGGTGTGTCGTCACCTGGGAAGTCATATTTGCTAAGCAATTCACGCACTTCCATTTCTACTAGCTCTAATAACTCAGCGTCATCTACCATGTCTGCCTTGTTTAGAAACACAACGATGTAAGGTACGCCAACTTGACGAGCAAGAAGGATGTGCTCACGTGTTTGTGGCATTGGACCGTCAGCTGCTGAACATACTAGGATAGCGCCGTCCATTTGTGCTGCGCCTGTGATCATGTTTTTAACGTAGTCAGCATGGCCTGGGCAGTCTACGTGTGCGTAGTGACGGTTAGCCGTCTCATACTCAACGTGGGCAGTATTAATGGTAATACCACGTGCTTTTTCTTCTGGTGCTGCGTCAATTTGGTCGTAAGCTTTGGCTTCACCACCGAATTTTTTAGACAGGATTGTGGTAATCGCTGCTGTTAATGTTGTCTTACCATGATCCACGTGGCCAATCGTGCCGACGTTGACGTGTGGCTTGGTCCGTTCAAATTTGCCTTTTGCCATGACTTAGTTTCCTTTATGTTTTATATATTAAGAACAATTATTTCTTATTCATAATGGCTTCCGCCACGTTTCTAGGTGCTTCTGTGTAATGCTTAAATTCCATACTGTAACTTGCACGACCTTGTGATAATGAACGCACGGTTGTTGAATAGCCAAACATTTCTGCCAACGGTACTTCTGCACGAATCACTTTACCCGTAGCATTGTCTTCCATGCCTTGAATCATACCGCGACGTGATGACAAGTCACCCATAATATCGCCCATATAATCTTCTGGCGTTTCAATTTCAACTGCCATCATTGGCTCAAGTAAAATTGGGTCTGCTTTACGCATACCGTCTTTAAAGCCGATTGAAGCCGCCATTTTAAAAGCATTTTCGTTCGAGTCAACATCATGGTATGAACCATCAAACAGGGTTACTTTTACATCAACCACCGGGAAGCCAGCCAACACACCTGAAGGGATTGTTTCGCGCAAGCCTTTTTCAACCGCTGGAATAAACTCACGCGGAACAGTACCACCCTTGATCGCATCAACAAACTCAAAGCCTTTACCTGGTTCATTTGGCTCCATAATTAGCCAAACATGACCGTACTGACCTTTACCGCCAGATTGCTTAACAAACTTACCTTCAACTTCGACTTTCTTCTTAATCGCCTCACGATAAGCCACTTGTGGCGCACCGACGTTTGCTTCAACGTTGAATTCGCGACGCATACGATCCACTAGAATCTCAAGATGCAACTCACCCATACCAGAAATAATAGTTTGGTTAGTCTCTTCATCTGTTTTAACACGGAAAGATGGATCTTCTTGCGCTAAGCGATTCAAAGCAACGCCCATTTTTTCTTGGTCGGCTTTAGTTTTTGGCTCAACAGCAACGTGAATCACTGGCTCAGGGAAAATCATGCGCTCTAAAATGATTTCATCATTTACTGAACACAAGGTATCGCCAGTAGTCGCTTCCTTCAAACCAATCGCAGCAGCAATATCGCCAGCACGCACTTCAGTTAAAGGCTCACGAGTATTAGCATGCATCTGCACAATACGACCAATACGTTCTTTTTTGCCTTTGATTGGGTTGTAAACGGTATCGCCCGCATTAATCACACCAGAATAAACACGGAAGAAAATCAGCTGACCCACAAATGGATCTGTCATGATTTTGAAAGCTAACGCTGAGAATTTTTCATCATCAGAAGCTTTTAAGAAAATTTCATTACCATCTTCATCTTCAGCACGAGTTGGCGGAATATCAGTTGGAGCAGGCATTAACTCAACCACTTTATCCAACATAGCTTGCACGCCTTTATTTTTAAAAGCAGAACCACAAACCATCGGCACGATTTCAAAGGCAATCGTACGCATGCGCAAACCAACCATGATGTCAGCCTCTGATAAATCACCTTCTTCAAGGTATTTATTCATCAGCTCTTCAGTGGCTTCAGCAGCCGCTTCAACCATGTTTTCACGCCATTTATCACATTCAGCTTTTAAATCGGCAGGGATTTCACGGTAATCAAATTTCATGCCTTGAGATGCATCATCCCAATACACAGCTTTCATTTTGATTAAGTCAACAACACCCTCAAACTTTTCTTCAGCACCGATTGGCACTTGCAATGGAATTGGGTTTGCTTTTAGACGTGCACGCATTTGATCGTACACTTTAAAGAAGTTAGCACCAGCGCGGTCCATTTTATTAACGAACGCTAAACGTGGCACTTTATATTTGTTAGCTTGACGCCAAACAGTTTCAGATTGTGGTTGCACACCACCCACAGCACAGTACACCATACATGCGCCATCAAGCACACGCATTGAACGCTCTACTTCAATCGTAAAGTCAACGTGGCCCGGCGTATCAATAATATTAATACGATGTTGATCGAATTGACCAGCCATACCTTTCCAGAAACAGGTAGTAGCAGCAGAAGTAATAGTAATGCCGCGCTCTTGCTCTTGCTCCATCCAGTCCATTGTTGCAGCGCCGTTATGCACTTCACCAATTTTATGGTTTACGCCAGTGTAGAACAGAATACGCTCTGTCGTCGTTGTTTTACCCGCGTCAATATGCGCAGAAATACCAATATTACGATAGCGTTCAATAGGGGTTATACGAGCCACGATACTTTACCTTTGCTTTTCAATTCGATCTTAAATTCTTAAAGAGCGGTTTAATTCTCACCACATCAATATTGCCTAAACTTTGTTTAGGCAATATTACAAACAACTAACTTATTAAAACAATTAGAATCTAAAATGTGAGAACGCTTTATTCGCTTCTGCCATACGGTGAACCTCTTCACGCTTCTTCATTGCAGATCCGCGACCTTCAGAAGCTTCAGCCAACTCAGCTGCTAAACGCAAACCCATAGACTTCTCACCACGCTTACGCGCAGCATCACGCAACCAACGCATTGCCAAAGCACTACGACGGCTTGGACGCACTTCAACTGGCACTTGGTAGTTAGCACCACCAACACGGCGGCTTTTCACCTCAACTAACGGACGTAAATTTGTTAACGCGAGTGTAAACACTTCAAGCGCATCTTTACCTGTTTTAGTGGCTACTTGATCAAATGCACCGTACAAAATACGCTCAGCAACAGATTTTTTACCGCCTGTCATTAGTACGTTTACGAACTTAGACACTTCAGTGCTTCCGAATTTTGGATCTGGCAGAATGTGGCGCTTGGGGACTTCTCTACGTCTTGGCATACTTCTCTCAATTCTCTTTGTATATATTTTAGTCGGCAACAGCGCTGACAAGGCTATTTCAAGCCGCCTTAATGATTAACTGCTAATTATTTAGCAGCTTTACCTTCTTTAGGACGTTTAGCACCGTATTTAGAACGTGACTGTTTACGGTCTTTAACACCTGCCGTATCCAAACTACCACGCACCATATGGTAACGTACACCCGGCAAATCTTTTACACGACCACCGCGCAATAGCACAACACTATGCTCTTGCAAGTTATGGCCTTCACCACCGATATAGCTAATCACTTCGTAGCCATTGGTTAAGCGCACCTTGGCAACTTTACGCAATGCAGAGTTTGGCTTTTTAGGTGTTGTAGTATAAACACGTGTACATACGCCGCGTTTTTGTGGACAAGATTCAAGTGCAGGCACTTTACTTTTTGTAACCACTTTAGCGCGTGGCTTACGTATTAACTGATTGATGGTTGGCATTGCCTATAACCTCTATAAAAAATTGCTTAACTGCATCTAAAAATGCTTGTTCATAAAATTTAGCCAACTAATTAGCTCTAATCTTGACTTAAGTCAGTTAGAACATGGCTAATCTAGAAAACCGAGTATTCTATTTAGCGCGAGGGAATGTGTCAAGATAAAATTCACCTTGACACATTTTTACCTCACTCAAATTAAAACGTTTAATTTACTCAGCAGGTGTTTCTACTACCGTTGCTTCAGTAGATTCCACTGCAGTTGCATCTGCAAATAATGCTTCTGCAGCTGCAATTTGCGCTGAAGGCGTTGCTGGTGTTAAGGCTGCAATTGCTGCACGTTTACGTGCCTCGTGATAAGCCAAGCCAGTACCTGCTGGAATCAAGCGACCAACAATCACGTTTTCTTTCAAGCCACGTAACTCGTCACGTTTACCTAAAATTGCCGCTTCTGTTAGTACACGCGTTGTTTCCTGGAATGATGCCGCAGAAATAAACGAATCAGTTGAAAGTGATGCTTTAGTAATACCAAGCAACACGTAATCAAATGTCGCAGGACGTTTGTCTTGTGCAACGATTCTTTCATTTTCTGCCAACAAATCCGCACGCTCTACTTGCTCACCCATGATAAAGCCTGTATCACCCGCATCTGAAACACGTACACGACGCAACATTTGACGCACAATCACCTCAATATGCTTGTCATTAATCTTAACGCCTTGCAAACGATAAACGTCTTGCACTTCGTCAATCACATAACGCGCCAATGCTTCACGGCCTTGTAAACGTAAAATGTCTTGCGGATCGGCTGGGCCGTCAACAATACTTTCACCTTTAGTCACCACTTGACCATCATGCGCTGTCACGTGTTTATCTTTAAGAATCAAGAACTCATGTGCAATGCCATCTAAATCAGTAATCACCAAACGTTGTTTACCTTTAGTATCTTTACCGAATGAAACGGTACCCGTTACTTCAGCCAACATACCTGCATCTTTTGGTGAACGCGCTTCAAACAACTCTGCTACGCGTGGCAAACCACCGGTAATATCACGTGTTTTAGATGACTCT includes these proteins:
- the tuf gene encoding elongation factor Tu; this encodes MAKGKFERTKPHVNVGTIGHVDHGKTTLTAAITTILSKKFGGEAKAYDQIDAAPEEKARGITINTAHVEYETANRHYAHVDCPGHADYVKNMITGAAQMDGAILVCSAADGPMPQTREHILLARQVGVPYIVVFLNKADMVDDAELLELVEMEVRELLSKYDFPGDDTPIIHGSAKLALEGDQSPIGEPAIFKLAEALDSYIPMPERAIDGTFLMPVEDVFSISGRGTVVTGRIERGIVKVGDEIEIVGIKPTVKTTCTGVEMFRKLLDQGQAGDNVGVLLRGTKREDIERGQVLSKSGSIKPHTKFTAEIYVLGKDEGGRHTPFFNGYRPQFYFRTTDVTGAVELPAGTEMVMPGDNVSITVALIAPIAMEDGLRFAIREGGRTVGAGVVAKIIE
- the fusA gene encoding elongation factor G translates to MARITPIERYRNIGISAHIDAGKTTTTERILFYTGVNHKIGEVHNGAATMDWMEQEQERGITITSAATTCFWKGMAGQFDQHRINIIDTPGHVDFTIEVERSMRVLDGACMVYCAVGGVQPQSETVWRQANKYKVPRLAFVNKMDRAGANFFKVYDQMRARLKANPIPLQVPIGAEEKFEGVVDLIKMKAVYWDDASQGMKFDYREIPADLKAECDKWRENMVEAAAEATEELMNKYLEEGDLSEADIMVGLRMRTIAFEIVPMVCGSAFKNKGVQAMLDKVVELMPAPTDIPPTRAEDEDGNEIFLKASDDEKFSALAFKIMTDPFVGQLIFFRVYSGVINAGDTVYNPIKGKKERIGRIVQMHANTREPLTEVRAGDIAAAIGLKEATTGDTLCSVNDEIILERMIFPEPVIHVAVEPKTKADQEKMGVALNRLAQEDPSFRVKTDEETNQTIISGMGELHLEILVDRMRREFNVEANVGAPQVAYREAIKKKVEVEGKFVKQSGGKGQYGHVWLIMEPNEPGKGFEFVDAIKGGTVPREFIPAVEKGLRETIPSGVLAGFPVVDVKVTLFDGSYHDVDSNENAFKMAASIGFKDGMRKADPILLEPMMAVEIETPEDYMGDIMGDLSSRRGMIQGMEDNATGKVIRAEVPLAEMFGYSTTVRSLSQGRASYSMEFKHYTEAPRNVAEAIMNKK
- the rpsG gene encoding 30S ribosomal protein S7 is translated as MPRRREVPKRHILPDPKFGSTEVSKFVNVLMTGGKKSVAERILYGAFDQVATKTGKDALEVFTLALTNLRPLVEVKSRRVGGANYQVPVEVRPSRRSALAMRWLRDAARKRGEKSMGLRLAAELAEASEGRGSAMKKREEVHRMAEANKAFSHFRF
- the rpsL gene encoding 30S ribosomal protein S12 codes for the protein MPTINQLIRKPRAKVVTKSKVPALESCPQKRGVCTRVYTTTPKKPNSALRKVAKVRLTNGYEVISYIGGEGHNLQEHSVVLLRGGRVKDLPGVRYHMVRGSLDTAGVKDRKQSRSKYGAKRPKEGKAAK